The Chloroflexus aggregans DSM 9485 genome segment GCCGGGCAAAGTTGGCTTGGGTAGTTGGGTTACGGTACGGATCGTGTAAGCCCTTGATGTTACCGCACAGCACCGGTTTGACCCCTAATCCACGAACAAACCGATAGAGATTCATCGTGACTCCGGGCTGATCACCGTCGGACAGCGTAAAGATAACGCCGTAACGACGGGCATAGACTTGTAGAATCGCGCCGAGAGTGCCATCGAGTTCGGCATTCATTGTCACGACGTGTTTGCCGTGTTGCATAGCAGCCAGTGCCACGTGCGCTCCAAACTCCACCGCACCGGTGACTTCGAGAATGACATCGATACCCTCAGCAGCGCAGAGCAGGAGTGCGTCATCGGTGACCGCCGGTGCGCCGGCGGCCAGTGCCTCGGAGAGCGCAGTTGCCGAGGTAACCCGCCGAATCGCCTCGGCAGGCACGTCGGCTTCGGTATAGGCCTGGATAGCGCGCTCAATAGTACGGTTAGCAATTGCCACTAAACGCATCCCACGGGTGTAGCGAATAATCTGGAGAGCAATACCGCGCGCCATAAAACCGGCACCGATCATGCCTACCCGGATCGGGCGTCCTTCGGTTTCAGCACGGGCGAGAGCAGTGTCAACGAGAATCATAAAGCACCTTGAAATAGCGATGGAATGATTTCGGTTGAGGCCATTGCCGTGCGCGCAGTTGGGTAGTCTGTGTGCGCACGGCACGCTTGCGACTACGCTATCCGTTAAACAACGGCCAGCGCTTGTCCTTCTCACTCATTTCCGTGACCGGCAACGGCCATTCAATGCCAAATGCCGGATCGTCATAACGAACACCGCCTTCGGCGCTCGGCGTGTAGTACTGCGAGACCTGATAGAAAACCTCAGTATCGTCTTCGAGCGTCTGGAAGCCGTGGGCGAAGCCTTCCGGCACATAGAGTGCCAGCCGGTTGGCCGCCGTGAGGGTCACGCCGATCCAGCGCTTGTAGGTGGGAGAATCGGGGCGCAAGTCGATAATCACATCGTAGATCGCACCCCGGATACAGCGTACCAACTTGGTTTCGGCATACGGTGCGTGCTGAAAGTGCATACCCCGCAGTGTCCCGGCGAGCCGGTTGTACGAGAGATTCATCTGCACGACCCGATCCACCAATCCGTGTTCGGCAAACTCGTCCTTCGCCCACACCCGTGCGAAGAACCCACGATTGTCTTCCCGCGGCTCAAGCTCAATAATGTGTGCGTCTTTTAGCTCGGTTGGAATGAAGCGCATACCCTAGCTCCTCCAAAATAGTTCGGCATCAAGCTGGTTGGTCGCGATCAGATGACGCAACATCTTCAGCCGCGTGTATGGTGGCGCCTCGAAGATCTCGCGCGTCATACCGATCCGCTCAAACACCGCGCGTAATTGCCGAGCGCCGGCGATGGCATCGTACCGACAGGCGAATCCGGGCAGGCGGGTTGCAATCTTGGTGAAATCCACTCGGTAGCTCCGGTTATCTGCATCGTTACGCCCAAACGTAAGTTCGCAGCCGGGAAACACCTCGGCAACGATCTCGGCAATTTCGCGCACTCGATAATTGTACCGGCTATCGCCAACATTGAAAATCTGGTTGTGGATCACGTCGCGAGGTGCTTCCAACGCACAAGCCACTGCTTGGGCAATATCGAGAATATGGACTAACGGTCGCCACGGTGTTCCATCGCTGGTCATGGCAATCTTGCCGGTCGTCCACGCAAGGCCCGACAGGTTGTTGAGCACAACATCGAACCGTTGTCGTGGTGAAGGACCAAATGCGGTAGCATTACGCAAGAAGACCGGTGAAAAGTCATCGTCGGCCATCTGCGCCAGATCGTGCTCGACCAACACTTTACACTCGGCGTAGGCGGTCTGCGGATTGACCGGCGATTCTTCGGTCTTGATCTCACCCTCTTCGCCAATGCCGTAGACCGAGCACGATGACATATAGACGAAGCGGGTGACACCGGCAGCTTTGGCAGCCTTCGCCAAATTGACGCTACCCTGATGGTTGATCTGAAAGGTCAGTTCCCGATTAAGTTGACCGAGTGGATCGTTCGAGAGTTCGGCCATATGCACAACGGCATCAAACCCAACGAGGTCGGCTGTAGTCAGCCGACGGATGTCTTTGACGATCAATTGTGGTTGAGGCAGACCACTGTGATAGAGCCACCCACTCTCGTAGTAGCCAGTATCTACACCAACCACCTCGTGACCACGTTCCATCAGATACGGAGCGGTGACAATGCCGATATAGCCGCCGCTGCCGGTGAGCAGGATTCTCATGGGAAACTCCTAGCGTGTGGAATAGGCGATCCGATACTATGAAATAGTAGCGCTGGCCTTACCAGATCTTCCACGGTGCATGACCGCTTTGCCACAGACCTTCGAGATAATTCTTGTCACGCAACGTATCCATTGGGTGCCAAAAGCCGTGGTGACGGTAGGCTGCCAACTCGCCGCGCTGAGCCAACTGCTCGAGTGGCTCACGCTCCCAGACCGTGTCGTCGCCGGCGATCAGATCAAAGGCAGCCGGCTCGACCACAAAGAACCCACCGTTAATATAGGCACCATCACCACCAGGCTTCTCTTTGAAGCTCTCGATGCGGGTTTGGTCTTCGGTCAGGGTGAAGGCCCCAAACCGGCCCGGTGGCTGTACCGCCGTGAGGGTTACCGTCGCGCCCTGCTCGCGGTGATAGGCGATCAAGGCCCGAATATCAACATCGCTCACGCCGTCACCGTAGGTGAGGCAGAAGGTTTCGTCACCAACGTAGGGGCGGATCCGTTTGATCCGCCCACCGGTCATAGTCTGTTCACCTGTATCAACCAGGGTCACCTGCCACGGTTCGATCTGAGTGTGATGAACGGTCATCCGATTGGACCGCATATCGAAGGTTACATCGGCATGATGCAAGTAGTAGTTGGCGAAATACTCCTTGATCATATGCCCTTTGTAACCACAGCAGATAATAAATTCGTTAATGTTGTGCGCCGAATAGATCTTCATAATGTGCCACAGTATTGGCTTTCCACCGATCTCGACCATCGGTTTAGGTCGAATGGCGCTCTCTTCGCTGATGCGGGTACCGTAACCGCCGGCTAGAATGACCGCTTTCATACGTTGTAACCTGCCTTCGTGTGGATACTTACAATTCGCCGCGTCGCTGCAACTCTTGGCGGAACCACGGGATCGTCAGTTCGAGACCTTCGCGCAGCGATACCTTCGGTTCCCATTGCAAAATCCGGCGCGCCTTGCTGATGTCAGGTTGGCGCACCTGTGGATCGTCTTTGGTGCGCAGATCGCGGTAGATCACCCCGGCTTTATTGCCGGTAATTTCGTTGACGATCTGGGCAAATTCGGCAATAGTAAATTCGCCCGGATTACCAATGTTGACCGGTTCGACTTCATCGCTGAATAGTAGCCGATAGACACCTTCAACCAAATCTGACACATATTGGAACGAACGGGTCTGACTACCATCACCATAGATAGTCAACGGCTCACCGCGCAGTGCCTGTGAGATAAAGTTGGGAACGACGCGACCATCGCGGAGACGCATACGTGGGCCATAGGTGTTGAAGATGCGAACAATTCGCGTTTCGACCCCGTGATAGGTATGGTAGGCCATCGTCATCGCCTCGGCGAATCGCTTTGCTTCATCGTAGACCCCGCGAGGTCCAACCGGGTTGACATGTCCGTAGTAGCTTTCCGGTTGGGGGTGGACTTGCGGATCACCGTAGACCTCTGACGTGGAAGCAAGGAGGAAACGTGCTCCTTTAGCCCGGGCTAAGCCGAGCGCCTTGTGCGTGCCGAGCGCACCGACTTTAAGGGTTTGGATCGGCAGTTCGAGATAATCAATCGGTGACGCCGGTGAGGCAAAGTGGAGTACTGCATCGATGGGACCTTCAATATAGATATAGTTGGTCACATCGTGGTGGATAAAGAGAAAGCGGGGGTGTCCGGCCAGATGGGCAATATTGTCGGTGCTACCGGTAATGAGATTGTCCATCGCAATCACTGTATGCCCTTCTGCCAGAAAGCGGTCACACAAGTGTGAACCGAGAAAACCTGCTCCCCCGGTGATGAGTATGCGCATAGCTATTGTTCTCCTCTGTACTATCGGCTTGCATGCTACTGAGTATTGGTGAAGGTTTAATGAACATTGACCGATAATGGAATTAAACTCCTTCCACGACCGAATCCCAATAGTGTTGGTGATGTTCGCGGTAGAAGGCAATCGTGCGGGCTAAGCCGGTACGGAGATCGATACGTGGTTGCCAGCCCAACATCTGCCGAATACGACGATCATCGGCGTAGTAATCACCAATGTCGATCGGCTTACGGTCGGGTGGGTAGGGAATAATCTCGAAACTGCCGCCACCGGCCACTTCTACCGTTAAGGCTGCCAGATCACGCAGATTAATCACCTCTAAACCGCCCAGATTAAAAATTTGTCCGGTTGCAGCCGGATGCAGAGCTGCTAACAACAGTGCATCCACACAATCGTCGATATAGGTGAAGTCACGCAGTTGTTTGCCGTCACCCCACACTTGGATCGGTTTGCCCTCGATCACATTTCTGATCCAGACGCCGAGAAAGGTTTGGCGCGCGTCCTTCACCCGCATGCGTGGGCCGTAGGTGTTCGTTAGGCGTAAAGCACATGCCCGAATGCCGTACACATTGTTGTAGAGAATGTGGTACCATTCACCGGCCATTTTGTTGATACCGTTGACATCAACCGGATGCAACAGATGGCGTTCATCGACCGGCAGATAATCGGGCTTGCCATAAATTTGGCGGGTTGAAGCGTAGACTACCGTGATTCGCGGATTGTGCTTACGACAGGCTTCGAGGATTGATAATTGGGCACGACAGTTAATATCGAGGTCGGTGTAGGGGTTACGCATCGAGTCGAGATGGCTGGTCTGTCCGGCGAGGTTAAACAGGATATCGTGCCCTTGTACCAGATAGTTCATGGAATACTCATCGCGCACGTCGGCAATATTGACGCGCACTCGATCTTCGATACCGGCAATGTTGTAGAGATTACCACCGTATTCAGGGATCAACGAGTCGACGAGAGTGACCTGTGCACCAAGTTCAACCAGCCTGTGCGCCAGATTGGAGCCAATAAAGCCAAGCCCACCGGTAATCAAGACTCGTGCGCCGGATAGGGTTTGCAGATCGATCATATGATACCCGCTCTGATAGTTTCAGCAACTAACATCACTTCATCGTAGCTCAATTCCGGGTACATCGGCAGTGAAAGGATGCGTCCGGCTAAATCTTCCGTTATCGGCAGGCTACCCGGACGATAGCCCAAATCGGCATAAGCCGGTTGCAGGTGGGTCGGAACCGGATAGTGAATATCACAGCCAATACCATGAGCCAACAGATGGTTGCGCAACCGGTCGCGGGTTGTATGGTCGGGTAGGGTTATCACAAACAAGTGGTACACATGGCCTGGTTCATCGCTGGGCACTTCAATCGGCAGGTCGGCCAGTGCTGTCGTATACCAGCCGGCCCGTTCTCGCCGGGCAGCGTTTGCCGCAGCGAGATGGGGTAGCTTTACCCGCAGCAGCGCCGCTTGCAACTCATCGAGGCGTGAGTTGCGTCCACCCGGTTCAGTAGTATAGTACTTGCGCTCCCAACCATACATTCGTAACCGGCGCAATCGGTCGGCCCACTCGTGATGATTAGTTGTTACTGCACCACCATCACCTAAAGCGCCTAGATTCTTACTCGGGTAGAAGCTAAACGCGGCCAGATGTCCCCACTGCCCGGCCTGTCGTAGCCGACCGGTGTCGTCAAGTCGCCACGCGCCGTGGGCTTGTGCCGCATCTTCGATCACGATCAGGCCGTGCCGCTCGGCAATCTCCATAATTGCCGGCATATCGGCCAAACGACCAAACAAATGTACCGGGATCACAGCTTTAGTGCGTGGTGTGATAGCGGCAGCCAATGCTGTCGGATCCATGTTCTGCGTAGTTGGATCAACATCGACCAATACCGGTTGCGCGCCGGCCTGCACGATAGCGGCAACATCGTACATACAAGCATTAGCGACGGTAATGACCTCATCACCCGACCCGATGCCGGCTGCAACCAGTGCCAAATAGAGTGCATCGGCTCCACTGGCAACACCGATACAGTATGCTACACCACAAGTCGCAGCAAACTCTTGCTCAAATGCGGTCACTTCAGTCCCTAAAATGTACCATCCACTTTCAATCACACGTTTGGCGGCAGCGATGAGGTCTGCCTGCAACGCCTGATGACTGCGTTGCAGATCACCAAACGGAACGCGCCACAATGTACTCATGCATGTACTCCTGGTTGGGTATGGTAGCTGAGCTACGAAACGACATTTTGTGACGATGTCGAACTACATCATGTTGCATTGGTCTCGGTACTATAGGGTAATAGTACTCGATGTGGCTTGCATCTTGCTAGACTGCACAGTACAGTAACACTATCACTTGATCTAGAAAGGAGGTGATCCCGATGAGTCTCCATCATTTCTCGGTGATAGTGCTCGCCATCGGACGACAACGTGAACGTGGACAGGGGATGGCCGAATACGGTTTGATCATTACATTAATTGCACTAGTTTGTGTATTGGCTATGATCTCGATTGGTGGTTCACTGTCCGATATGTATAACACTGTCGCCGCAATTTTCCAGTAAATCCGGCGACAGATAAGGTATGAGCGTATAGGTGATCGTGGTGGGTTCAAATCCGTTAGGGTTTGTAACCCACCTTTATGTTACCGGTTGTCTTTGTAATCATACAAAGGGATCGTAGCCTTTTAGAAGATTGCTCCTACTCCTCGGCGACCTGAGCCAGGCGTACTCGGTCTAGCACGATCACCCGGCCCCGCTCGAGTTTCACGAGGCGTTCTTCGGCCATCCGGCGTAACGCACGACCGGCAATTTCGCGAACCGTACCGGTGCGTTCGGCCAATTCCTGTTGGGTCACCTCAGCAGTACCACTTGACGCTTCAGCGAGTAAGAGACGGGCTAAGCGTGCGCGTACTGAACGAAAGGCGAGATCTTCGACTAACGTCACTAACTCACGCAATTGACCGGCAAGATCGGCGAGGGCTGCCAGCGCCAGGTCGGGATGCTTGCGGATGAGGGCTAACAGATCATCACGGGAAAGAAGCACACAGGTCACCTGACTCATTGCCCGTGCTGTCGCCGGACTAGGCCCTCTGTCGAAGATCGGTACAGCGTTAAAGTATGCGCCCGGCCCAACCATCGCCAATACCTGTTCGCGACCGTCAGGTGCCGTGCGCGATAGCCGTACCCGACCACGCAGTACAAAGAAAATGGCATGAGCTGGCTGATCTTCGTGTATGATATGCTGACCGGGGCGATAGTAGCAAATCTGGGCTCGCCGTGCGGTGTCGGCCAGAGTTGCTTCATCGAGGCTAGAAAATAATGGAATCGAGCGAAGGTCCTCAATTGTCATTATCGTGCTCACAGTCTGAGGTAGTATATTATTTACAACACTCGCATTTTGCCGGGTACATCGTTTAGCCATAAGCTACTTTGCATCATTATAGGCATGTTTATGCAGCATCGCGTTACGCTTCATGACGGCGCAGAAATCGCGTATCACGATCTTGGGAG includes the following:
- the rfbF gene encoding glucose-1-phosphate cytidylyltransferase translates to MKAVILAGGYGTRISEESAIRPKPMVEIGGKPILWHIMKIYSAHNINEFIICCGYKGHMIKEYFANYYLHHADVTFDMRSNRMTVHHTQIEPWQVTLVDTGEQTMTGGRIKRIRPYVGDETFCLTYGDGVSDVDIRALIAYHREQGATVTLTAVQPPGRFGAFTLTEDQTRIESFKEKPGGDGAYINGGFFVVEPAAFDLIAGDDTVWEREPLEQLAQRGELAAYRHHGFWHPMDTLRDKNYLEGLWQSGHAPWKIW
- the rfbC gene encoding dTDP-4-dehydrorhamnose 3,5-epimerase, with product MRFIPTELKDAHIIELEPREDNRGFFARVWAKDEFAEHGLVDRVVQMNLSYNRLAGTLRGMHFQHAPYAETKLVRCIRGAIYDVIIDLRPDSPTYKRWIGVTLTAANRLALYVPEGFAHGFQTLEDDTEVFYQVSQYYTPSAEGGVRYDDPAFGIEWPLPVTEMSEKDKRWPLFNG
- a CDS encoding Crp/Fnr family transcriptional regulator; this translates as MTIEDLRSIPLFSSLDEATLADTARRAQICYYRPGQHIIHEDQPAHAIFFVLRGRVRLSRTAPDGREQVLAMVGPGAYFNAVPIFDRGPSPATARAMSQVTCVLLSRDDLLALIRKHPDLALAALADLAGQLRELVTLVEDLAFRSVRARLARLLLAEASSGTAEVTQQELAERTGTVREIAGRALRRMAEERLVKLERGRVIVLDRVRLAQVAEE
- a CDS encoding UDP-glucuronic acid decarboxylase family protein, with the translated sequence MRILITGGAGFLGSHLCDRFLAEGHTVIAMDNLITGSTDNIAHLAGHPRFLFIHHDVTNYIYIEGPIDAVLHFASPASPIDYLELPIQTLKVGALGTHKALGLARAKGARFLLASTSEVYGDPQVHPQPESYYGHVNPVGPRGVYDEAKRFAEAMTMAYHTYHGVETRIVRIFNTYGPRMRLRDGRVVPNFISQALRGEPLTIYGDGSQTRSFQYVSDLVEGVYRLLFSDEVEPVNIGNPGEFTIAEFAQIVNEITGNKAGVIYRDLRTKDDPQVRQPDISKARRILQWEPKVSLREGLELTIPWFRQELQRRGEL
- a CDS encoding NAD-dependent epimerase/dehydratase family protein; translation: MRILLTGSGGYIGIVTAPYLMERGHEVVGVDTGYYESGWLYHSGLPQPQLIVKDIRRLTTADLVGFDAVVHMAELSNDPLGQLNRELTFQINHQGSVNLAKAAKAAGVTRFVYMSSCSVYGIGEEGEIKTEESPVNPQTAYAECKVLVEHDLAQMADDDFSPVFLRNATAFGPSPRQRFDVVLNNLSGLAWTTGKIAMTSDGTPWRPLVHILDIAQAVACALEAPRDVIHNQIFNVGDSRYNYRVREIAEIVAEVFPGCELTFGRNDADNRSYRVDFTKIATRLPGFACRYDAIAGARQLRAVFERIGMTREIFEAPPYTRLKMLRHLIATNQLDAELFWRS
- a CDS encoding NAD-dependent epimerase/dehydratase family protein; the protein is MIDLQTLSGARVLITGGLGFIGSNLAHRLVELGAQVTLVDSLIPEYGGNLYNIAGIEDRVRVNIADVRDEYSMNYLVQGHDILFNLAGQTSHLDSMRNPYTDLDINCRAQLSILEACRKHNPRITVVYASTRQIYGKPDYLPVDERHLLHPVDVNGINKMAGEWYHILYNNVYGIRACALRLTNTYGPRMRVKDARQTFLGVWIRNVIEGKPIQVWGDGKQLRDFTYIDDCVDALLLAALHPAATGQIFNLGGLEVINLRDLAALTVEVAGGGSFEIIPYPPDRKPIDIGDYYADDRRIRQMLGWQPRIDLRTGLARTIAFYREHHQHYWDSVVEGV
- a CDS encoding DegT/DnrJ/EryC1/StrS family aminotransferase yields the protein MSTLWRVPFGDLQRSHQALQADLIAAAKRVIESGWYILGTEVTAFEQEFAATCGVAYCIGVASGADALYLALVAAGIGSGDEVITVANACMYDVAAIVQAGAQPVLVDVDPTTQNMDPTALAAAITPRTKAVIPVHLFGRLADMPAIMEIAERHGLIVIEDAAQAHGAWRLDDTGRLRQAGQWGHLAAFSFYPSKNLGALGDGGAVTTNHHEWADRLRRLRMYGWERKYYTTEPGGRNSRLDELQAALLRVKLPHLAAANAARRERAGWYTTALADLPIEVPSDEPGHVYHLFVITLPDHTTRDRLRNHLLAHGIGCDIHYPVPTHLQPAYADLGYRPGSLPITEDLAGRILSLPMYPELSYDEVMLVAETIRAGII
- a CDS encoding Flp family type IVb pilin, coding for MSLHHFSVIVLAIGRQRERGQGMAEYGLIITLIALVCVLAMISIGGSLSDMYNTVAAIFQ